In Penaeus monodon isolate SGIC_2016 chromosome 41, NSTDA_Pmon_1, whole genome shotgun sequence, a single genomic region encodes these proteins:
- the LOC119598597 gene encoding aldo-keto reductase family 1 member A1-A-like, translating to MEQVAKLKFFNGREMPMVGLGTWDIKEEALQVALESGYRHIDTAALYRNEAAIGGVLGRWLSQGRVAREDLFVTTKLPMIGCRADDVTKFLTSSLKKLQLSYVDLYLVHFPAGLKGKDEDDLRPQGPDGSSVLDRDTDLERLWKAMEEQVDAGRAKSIGISNFNSLQIERIMKCCRIQPANHQVEIHVFHQQKELRALCHKHNITMCAYGPLGAPYKDEWTMQPPPLQHPAVTSLAARLGRTPAQVLLRHLVQRGVVVVPKSSNPERLRQNLRIFDFKLSDEDMRELDGLDRGRDGKIFIFKNVYLGIENHPEFPFHIPF from the exons ATGGAGCAGGTCGCCAAACTCAAGTTCTTCAATGGGCGAGAAATGCCCATGGTGGGCCTTGGAACATGGGAC ATCAAGGAAGAGGCCCTCCAGGTGGCACTCGAGAGCGGCTACAGGCACATCGACACCGCCGCCCTCTACCGGAACGAGGCGGCCATCGGGGGCGTCCTCGGCAGGTGGCTCTCGCAGGGAAGGGTCGCCAGGGAAGACCTCTTCGTCACCACTAAG CTCCCGATGATTGGCTGCCGCGCTGATGACGTAACCAAATTCCTGACGTCATCGTTAAAGAAGCTGCAGCTGAGTTATGTCGACCTTTATCTCGTGCATTTTCCGGCCGGACTGAAAG GGAAGGACGAGGACGACCTTCGCCCTCAGGGGCCCGACGGCAGCAGCGTCCTCGACAGGGACACCGACCTCGAGCGTCTGTGGAAGGCCATGGAGGAGCAG GTGGACGCGGGGAGGGCCAAGTCGATCGGGATTTCGAACTTCAACAGCCTGCAGATTGAGAGGATTATGAAGT GTTGCCGTATCCAGCCAGCCAACCACCAGGTGGAAATTCACGTCTTTCACCAGCAGAAGGAGTTGCGAGCCCTTTGCCACAAGCATAACATTACCATGTGTGCTTATGGGCCCCTTGGCGCTCCCTATAAGGACGAGTG GACCATGCAGCCGCCGCCCCTGCAGCACCCCGCCGTGACCTCGTTGGCCGCTCGTCTGGGCAGGACGCCTGCACAGGTCCTCCTGCGACACCTAGTCCAGCGGGGCGTCGTCGTCGTGCCCAAGTCCTCGAACCCGGAGCGCCTCAGGCAGAACCTCCGG atATTCGACTTCAAACTGAGTGACGAAGACATGCGAGAACTGGACGGCTTAGACCGAGGGAGAGACGGGAAAATCTTCATCTTTAAAAACGTTTATTTAGG gaTTGAGAACCATCCAGAATTCCCATTCCATATTCCATTCTAG